The following proteins come from a genomic window of Anopheles ziemanni chromosome 3, idAnoZiCoDA_A2_x.2, whole genome shotgun sequence:
- the LOC131289069 gene encoding conserved oligomeric Golgi complex subunit 2 yields the protein MVGVDTMENSATPARGELFSLPAGPASLCFDKNEFMKKTFSVDEFLHENRNAGSLEIIRDDLGMYLKVLRSAMIELINQDYADFVDLSANLIGLDQQIAAIGGPLEKLRDEVGQVKGALEASMTEIERCLEQKKMLRAHKKSLQSLGRVQGSLEKLESMLLGEKKDLPIDAILLERAALESIQLQFNIEFCRQFLDEDKQRLAVDLWSELLGRLKSYFLRALDERDSKELERCLRIYCTLDECRTAEEVFRREIVAPYMNRVISETSLQNAPQGLTGIYNQILDFVSMRMKQLCQLTKRNGKVKGYSFIVNSFWTEVERRMETNMSSIFAPGNPDAFYQKYKCTLEFLERIEQIIDDPDDVAQFKAHAQYRSFQVRWNLPVYFQIRFQEIGASIEASCTTESSAAPQLTQTISASQFNVAQFSAALTAISKCWQEGIFLPQLFHRFLKLTLQILARLTVWCESASRPSGQKHDGTPSSPEEQATRVRFLVALYSDLGNILLKIPSIVSLVAAKSPPGVDQSELEKVVEESGNGFREKRSQLQRVIVQELIASSLPQLRQVSDIPRLYRKTNRELPSRCCPYVEQVLAPTDTFRKTYGTTIGEDAMREFLTGVYSHVTVQYYQVIDEVLTSVQKTEESLRRLKNLRDRSATGASAVTAAASDRTAPSDDDKIRLQLQADVMHFVRYVEEQATIPRDRVDRLPQLVQLVDDAIKGPRTVGGGSNQ from the exons ATGGTAGGGGTTGACACCATGGAGAATAGCGCCACACCCGCCCGGGGCGAGCTGTTTAGCTTGCCGGCGGGTCCGGCTTCTTTGTGCTTCGACAAGAACGAATTCATGAAG AAAACGTTCTCCGTCGACGAGTTCCTGCACGAAAACCGTAACGCTGGCAGTTTGGAAATCATACGCGATGATCTGGGCATGTATCTGAAGGTGCTCCGTTCGGCCATGATCGAGCTGATCAACCAGGACTATGCCGACTTCGTGGACCTGTCGGCTAACCTGATCGGGTTGGATCAGCAGATCGCTGCCATCGGTGGCCCGCTGGAGAAGCTGCGTGACGAAGTCGGCCAGGTGAAGGGCGCCCTTGAGGCCAGCATGACCGAGATCGAGCGCTGTCTCGAGCAGAAAAAGATGCTCCGGGCGCACAAAAAATCTCTTCAAAGCTTGGGGCGTGTGCAGGGTTCGCTGGAAAAGCTGGAAAGTATGCTGCTCGGCGAGAAGAAAGACCTACCGATCGATGCCATCCTGTTGGAGCGGGCAGCCTTGGAATCGATACAGTTGCAGTTCAATATCGAATTCTGTCGCCAGTTCCTCGACGAGGATAAGCAACGGCTGGCGGTGGATCTGTGGAGTGAACTGTTGGGTCGGTTGAAGAGTTATTTTCTTCGGGCGCTTGATGAAAGGGACTCCAAAGAGCTTGAAAGGTGCCTTCGCATTTACTGCACGCTCGACGAATGCCGTACGGCCGAGGAAGTGTTCCGGCGGGAGATCGTTGCACCGTACATGAACCGTGTCATCTCGGAAACTAGCCTCCAAAATGCGCCCCAGGGCTTGACGGGAATCTACAATCAAATACTGGATTTCGTGTCGATGCGCATGAAGCAACTTTGCCAGCTTACCAAGCGCAACGGCAAGGTAAAGGGCTACAGTTTCATCGTGAACAGCTTCTGGACCGAGGTCGAGCGACGCATGGAGACAAACATGTCGTCCATCTTCGCACCGGGCAATCCGGATGCGTTTTATCAGAAGTACAAGTGTACGCTCGAGTTTCTCGAGCGCATCGAGCAGATCATCGACGATCCGGACGATGTGGCCCAGTTCAAGGCGCACGCACAGTACCGTAGCTTTCAGGTGCGCTGGAACTTACCGGTTTACTTCCAGATACGGTTCCAAGAGATCGGCGCTAGCATTGAGGCGAGCTGTACAACCGAATCGTCCGCCGCGCCGCAGCTTACCCAAACCATCTCCGCGTCGCAGTTTAACGTGGCGCAGTTTTCCGCCGCCCTTACGGCCATCTCGAAGTGTTGGCAGGAAGGCATCTTTCTACCGCAACTGTTTCACCGTTTTCTTAAGCTCACGCTTCAGATACTTGCCCGGCTGACGGTTTGGTGTGAAAGTGCCTCCCGTCCAAGCGGACAGAAACACGACGGAACACCCAGCTCCCCGGAGGAACAGGCGACTCGCGTACGTTTTCTCGTGGCGCTTTACTCCGACCTGGGCAACATTCTGCTGAAAATACCCTCCATCGTGAGCCTCGTGGCGGCAAAGAGTCCTCCGGGCGTTGACCAAAGCGAACTAGAGAAAGTGGTCGAGGAGAGTGGAAACGGCTTTCGTGAGAAGCGATCACAGTTGCAGCGGGTTATCGTACAGGAGCTCATTGCGAGCAGTTTGCCACAGCTGCGGCAGGTCAGTGACATCCCACGGTTGTATCGGAAGACGAACCGTGAGCTTCCGAGCCGCTGCTGTCCGTACGTGGAGCAAGTGCTTGCACCAACGGACACATTCCGCAAGACCTACGGCACGACGATTGGAGAGGATGCGATGCGCGAGTTCCTCACGGGCGTCTACAGTCACGTCACAGTGCA ATACTACCAGGTGATCGACGAGGTGCTAACCTCGGTACAGAAAACGGAAGAGTCACTTCGACGCTTGAAGAACCTTCGGGATCGGTCGGCTACTGGCGCCTCGGCTGTGACCGCTGCGGCCTCCGATCGGACAGCCCCTTCCGATGATGACAAAATTCGGCTACAATTGCAAGCGGATGTTATGCACTTCGTGCGGTACGTGGAGGAACAGGCGACCATTCCAAGGGATCGGGTCGATCGATTACCCCAGCTGGTACAACTTGTCGACGATGCCATCAAGGGACCCCGAACCGTTGGTGGTGGATCGAATCAgtga
- the LOC131286737 gene encoding WD and tetratricopeptide repeats protein 1-like: protein MKRKQQYGSVTNVTKMLSDRSYWDVESILRNRLRAAPQFVDFIDLETELKGHNGCVNCLQWSDDGHILASASDDLHVKLWDPFRHTQLHDILTPHEGNIFSVKFLPQRGNSVLATCAGDCKTFVFDINRQTENPTRRCVCHLHRVKRLATSPRNPHLFWSAAEDGLVLQHDMRVQHACNQQDNNVLIDLRNYLWVSPEVKCIAINPQRPEQMAIGANDCYARVYDRRMISLSRLYDPREIGDGLVVTTRIDKIPNDGCVKYFCPGHLNGDEKVNMQYNFKTITYLTFSPDGTELLVNMGSDHIYLFEINGSRQPVFLELPKLPPTTNGETNGCVGGEKTKHKFPPDVEQLKMEGNDNQERSQYLQAINKYTQAIRKANNKDCSILYLNRATALMRRDWYGDAYAAVRDCHTALRLDPHYVKAYFRLARALLKLEQSKEAQLCLDELIKRFPSYAKNQGVLLLGKDIGIELDKQRVRASESRFSIYEGNYFHDKEKGWRAKATDYEKRFVGHCNTKTDIKEANYFGDSNYIVAGSDDGRFYVWDRHSGLVTASYKADELIVNCVQPHPYVCLLATSGIDNEIRLWTPKSPEGKFERKEKHLDACVSENQTRMKADPFEEMTPGQAICRAS from the exons ATGAAGAGAAAGCAACAGTACGGATCCGTCACCAATGTGACGAAAATGCTATCGGATCGATCCTACTGGGATGTGGAGAGCATACTTCGGAACCGGCTTCGGGCGGCGCCCCAGTTTGTGGACTTTATCGACCTGGAAACGGAGCTGAAAGGTCACAATGGTTGCGTCAACTGTCTGCAGTGGAGCGACGACGGTCATATCCTTGCCTCGGCTTCCGACGATTTGCACGTTAAGCTGTGGGATCCGTTCCGGCATACGCAGCTGCACGACATACTCACCCCGCACGAGGGTAACATTTTCTCGGTGAAG TTCCTCCCACAACGGGGTAATTCGGTACTCGCAACCTGTGCCGGCGATTGCAAAACGTTCGTGTTTGACATCAACCGACAGACCGAGAACCCCACCAGACGGTGTGTCTGCCACCTGCATCGTGTCAAACGGTTAGCCACCTCGCCCCGCAATCCTCACCTGTTTTGGTCGGCGGCCGAAGACGGTTTGGTTTTGCAGCATGATATGCGTGTGCAGCACGCTTGCAATCAACAGGACAACAACGTCCTCATCGACCTGCGAAACTATCTGTGGGTCTCGCCGGAAGTAAAATGCATCGCAATCAACCCACAGCGCCCCGAACAGATGGCGATCGGGGCGAACGACTGCTATGCCCGGGTGTACGATCGCCGCATGATCTCGCTGTCGAGG CTGTACGATCCGCGGGAAATTGGCGATGGTTTGGTGGTGACGACGCGCATCGACAAGATCCCCAACGATGGTTGCGTCAAGTACTTCTGTCCGGGTCATCTGAATGGCGACGAGAAGGTCAACATGCAGTATAACTTTAAAACTATCACATACCTCACGTTCAGTCCGGACGGTACGGAGCTGCTGGTCAACATGGGTTCGGACCACATTTATCTGTTTGAAATCAACGGCTCCCGTCAGCCTGTG TTCCTAGAGTTGCCAAAGCTTCCACCCACAACCAATGGGGAGACGAATGGGTGCGTCGGTGGAGAAAAGACGAAACACAAATTCCCGCCCGACGTTGAGCAGCTGAAAATGGAGGGCAACGACAACCAGGAACGGTCCCAGTACCTGCAGGCGATCAACAAGTACACGCAGGCCATCCGCAAGGCGAACAATAAGGATTGCTCCATCCTTTACCTCAACCGGGCGACCGCACTGATGAGGCGCGATTG GTATGGTGATGCTTATGCGGCCGTTCGTGACTGTCATACCGCGCTCCGTTTAGATCCGCACTACGTGAAGGCGTACTTCCGGCTGGCAAGGGCGCTACTGAAGTTGGAACAGTCCAAAGAGGCACAGCTGTGCTTGGATGAGCTTATCAAACGGTTTCCTTCGTACGCAAAGAATCAGGGTGTGCTGCTGCTCGGAAAGGACATTGGCATCGAGCTCGACAAGCAGCGTGTACGGGCGTCGGAAAGTCGGTTTTCGATCTACGAAGGAAACTACTTTCACGACAAAGAAAAA GGTTGGCGAGCAAAGGCGACCGACTATGAGAAGCGATTCGTTGGCCACTGCAACACCAAGACGGACATCAAGGAGGCAAATTACTTTGGTGATTCCAACTACATCGTTGCCGG CTCCGATGATGGACGTTTTTATGTCTGGGACAGACACAGTGGCCTCGTCACCGCTTCGTACAAAGCGGACGAGCTTATCGTTAACTGCGTCCAGCCCCATCCGTACGTCTGCCTGCTGGCGACAAGCGGTATCGATAATGAGATAAGGCTCTGGACGCCCAAGTCACCGGAGGGTAAATTCGAGCGTAAGGAGAAACATTTGGATGCCTGCGTGAGCGAGAACCAGACCCGCATGAAGGCCGACCCATTCGAGGAGATGACCCCCGGGCAGGCGATTTGTCGGGCCAGTTAG